Proteins encoded by one window of Fischerella sp. PCC 9605:
- a CDS encoding response regulator transcription factor: MDLSATSATAMKEPSMKDHKRLLLIDDDPNLILLVKDYLEFRGYEVITAENGREALEILEQDVPDMIICDVMMPEMDGYTFVEQVRQNERTSWIPVLFLSAKGQSADRVKGLNKGADVYMVKPFEPEELVAQVESSLKQTIRWKEHQAKGGDNGSRIQVPFDVQLTPTELKVVQFVARGLANREIAEELNVSQRTVESHVSNMLGKTNLHNRTELARWAIENQMA, from the coding sequence TGAAAGAACCCAGCATGAAAGATCACAAACGACTTCTACTCATTGATGATGACCCTAACCTCATCTTGCTGGTGAAGGACTACTTAGAATTCCGGGGATACGAAGTCATCACCGCCGAAAATGGTCGAGAAGCTCTGGAAATTTTGGAGCAGGATGTACCAGATATGATCATCTGCGATGTGATGATGCCGGAAATGGACGGATATACATTTGTGGAACAAGTCCGGCAAAACGAACGCACCAGCTGGATTCCCGTTCTGTTTCTCTCGGCCAAGGGACAAAGCGCAGACCGAGTGAAAGGACTAAATAAAGGTGCTGATGTATACATGGTCAAGCCCTTTGAACCAGAAGAATTGGTGGCGCAGGTAGAATCTTCTCTCAAGCAAACCATTCGCTGGAAAGAACACCAAGCCAAAGGAGGAGATAACGGTTCCCGCATTCAAGTTCCTTTCGACGTGCAGTTAACCCCAACAGAACTGAAAGTTGTACAGTTTGTGGCTAGGGGCTTAGCTAACCGCGAAATAGCTGAAGAATTGAATGTTAGTCAGCGTACGGTTGAAAGCCATGTATCTAATATGTTGGGTAAAACCAATCTTCACAACCGTACAGAACTAGCACGATGGGCGATCGAAAATCAAATGGCATAG